In Raphanus sativus cultivar WK10039 chromosome 5, ASM80110v3, whole genome shotgun sequence, the following proteins share a genomic window:
- the LOC108858266 gene encoding uncharacterized protein LOC108858266 has product MSKINNLEFATLNLSGDNYLQWALDAKILLRSKNLGDTITEGTEPSVKDKYMAIVIIRHHLVEGLKDQYLTIEDPLELWTELKTRYDHQKTVILPKALYDWRNLRIQDYKSVEEYNSVMFKIVSKLKLCGETITDADMLEKTFSTFHTSNMLLQQQYREKGFSTYAALISCLLLAEQNNELLMMNSELRPPGAKALPEAHAAIEPKDETPRESYRGRMRGRGRWQGSNRGFQPRGRGF; this is encoded by the coding sequence atgtcgaaaatcaacaACCTTGAGTTTGCTACCCTCAATCTCTCCGGAGATAATTACCTCCAATGGGCACTTGATGCCAAGATACTCTTGAGGTCCAAAAACCTTGGTGATACTATCACTGAAGGCACCGAGCCATCGGTCAAGGATAAATACATGGCCATTGTTATCATTCGCCATCATCTGGTTGAAGGTCTTAAAGATCAGTACCTCACTATTGAGGATCCTCTGGAACTATGGACAGAGTTGAAAACCAGATATGATCATCAGAAAACTGTGATCTTGCCAAAGGCCCTTTATGATTGGAGGAACCTAAGAatccaagactataagtctgtggaagAGTATAACTCGGTTATGTTCAAGATAGTCTCCAAGTTGAAATTGTGTGGGGAGACTATCACTGATGCTGATATGCTGGAGAAGACATTCTCCACATTCCACACCAGCAATATGTTGCTTCAGCAACAGTACCGAGAAAAGGGTTTCTCCACTTATGCTGccttaatctcttgtttgttgcttgctgAACAGAACAATGAGTTGCTCATGATGAACAGTGAGCTAAGGCCACCTGGTGCTAAAGCATTGCCTGAGGCACATGCGGCCATAGAGCCAAAAGATGAGACTCCAAGAGAATCATACCGCGGTCGTATGAGAGGCCGTGGAAGATGGCAAGGAAGTAACCGTGGGTTTCAACCACGAGGTCGTGGGTTTTAG
- the LOC108860819 gene encoding glucan endo-1,3-beta-glucosidase 1 isoform X2 — protein sequence MDRLKSIDKDPQESINTQPFTSINTDQPEVEASSGRWCVANPHIPDQVVQAAAEWACQQSVACCSRIQLGQNCFLPNTIKDHASVVFNTYYQNYKHQGGSCDFNGAAVITDTDPSHGSCQFESAPDSK from the exons ATGGATCGACTTAAATCGATCGATAAGGATCCACAAGAATCGATCAACACACAACCGTTTACATCGATCAATACCGACCAGCCGGAAGTAG AAGCGTCAAGCGGACGATGGTGTGTAGCTAATCCCCATATACCGGACCAAGTGGTACAAGCAGCTGCAGAATGGGCTTGTCAACAGAGCGTAGCATGCTGTAGCAGGATTCAGCTTGGCCAAAATTGCTTCTTGCCCAACACTATCAAGGACCATGCATCTGTTGTCTTCAATACATACTACCAGAATTATAAGCACCAAGGCGGTTCTTGTGATTTCAATGGTGCTGCAGTGATCACCGACACCGACCCTA GTCATGGCTCTTGTCAATTTGAATCCGCCCCTGATTCTAAGTAA
- the LOC108860819 gene encoding glucan endo-1,3-beta-glucosidase 1 isoform X1, with protein MDRLKSIDKDPQESINTQPFTSINTDQPEVATFPQNSEASSGRWCVANPHIPDQVVQAAAEWACQQSVACCSRIQLGQNCFLPNTIKDHASVVFNTYYQNYKHQGGSCDFNGAAVITDTDPSHGSCQFESAPDSK; from the exons ATGGATCGACTTAAATCGATCGATAAGGATCCACAAGAATCGATCAACACACAACCGTTTACATCGATCAATACCGACCAGCCGGAAGTAG CAACATTTCCTCAAAATTCAg AAGCGTCAAGCGGACGATGGTGTGTAGCTAATCCCCATATACCGGACCAAGTGGTACAAGCAGCTGCAGAATGGGCTTGTCAACAGAGCGTAGCATGCTGTAGCAGGATTCAGCTTGGCCAAAATTGCTTCTTGCCCAACACTATCAAGGACCATGCATCTGTTGTCTTCAATACATACTACCAGAATTATAAGCACCAAGGCGGTTCTTGTGATTTCAATGGTGCTGCAGTGATCACCGACACCGACCCTA GTCATGGCTCTTGTCAATTTGAATCCGCCCCTGATTCTAAGTAA